AGGTCTGCTTGAACGCGTAGTTCATGCTGATGGTCTGGTCACGCACGCTGCCGCGGTCGAGTATCGGCAAGGTCGGGTCGGCCGATACCAGTGGGCTGCCGTATTTGCGCCGCTCGTAGATGTTGACGTAGGCCAGCGAGAGCACATGCTCGCGGGTGCCGAGGAACTGATAGGTCAGGTCGTAACCGAAGTCGGTCAGGTCGTCGCTGGGTCCGTTGCGCGGACGCTGGCGGCGTGTATTGAGCGCGGTCAGGCCCACCGAGAAGAACTGCCGCTTCATGTCCTTCATATAGGCCAGGCGCGCATAGCTGGTGTCGCTGAGCTTGCCCGGGTCGCCGTTGATCGGCCAGCCGAGGCGATCTTGCGCCGAGGGCGACAAGGCACTGTAGCTGCCCACTTCGCCATACCAGTTCTTGTCGAACAGCCCGTACACGCTGGCGCCGATCACGCGGTTGGACAGCGACGAGGAGCTGAGCATGGTGGACGCGCCGCCGTTGGAGGCCGGGGTCAGCGTGGAGGCATTGGGCAACACGTGGATCGGGTCGGAAATGCCCGGATTATTGTTGACGCTGACACCGATCATGGCGTCTTTGCCGGCCATTTCGAACGGCTTGCTGACAAAGCGCAGATCCACATCGTCCAGGCGCGTATCGAAGGTGGCGTTGCCGCTGTTGTTGGAGCGGATCTTGGAGTAGCCGCCGACGTTGTCGCTGACCCGGCCGGCCAGATACAGGTCGGCCTGGGTCAGCCGCGCGGTGCTGTCGCCGCGGCTGGGATTGCTGCGCGCCCAGGTGAGCTGGCCGGAGACCGGAATCTTGGTGCCCTCGCCATTGGTATCGGTGAACCCGCCCAGTTTGAAGCGCATGCCATAGGGCGTGAGGGAGGGGCCGTAGGAACCGACATGGCAATCCGCGCACGAAGAACCGGTCTGGCGTGCGAACGAGGGGATCGCCTGCGCCTGCGTGCTGGTCAGCAGCAACAGCGGACCGGACACGCACAACAAGGACGTCAGGGAGACAGTGCACGATGCGGCGGCGCGGCGCGAAGCAGGCTGGGAAGTAGGCATGGGAAGTCCTTGTTCGACGGAACGGGGTAAGGCGGGGCGGAAACGGCGGCGGGCGGGGGAACCGGTAGTGCTCATGCGTGCTTGCCGGGCAATACGCGGCGCAGCAGGCCATCGCGCAGTACCAGGTGGTGCCAGAGCGCGGCGCCGATGTGCACCAGCACCAGGGCCAGCAACGCCCAGGCGGCATTCAGATGCCAGGCACCCAGGGTGTCGCCCAGGTCTGCGTCGGCTTCCACCACGTTGGGCAGGGCCAGGCCGAACAGATAGACCGTCTTGCCGAAGGCGTTGCTGAGCGACCAGCCGATCAGCGGCAGCGCGAGCATCAGGCCGTACATCGCCAGATGGGTGCCGCCGGCGGCCAGACGCATGAGCAGCGATGCAGGTGGGCCGGGCGGCAGCGTGCGCAGCCGCAGGCGCAGGCCCACCCGCAGCACGAACAACAGCAGCACCATCAGGCCGAAATGGCGGTGGCCTTCCAGCAGCCATTGGCGCAGTGCGCGCCCATCCAGCTCGGCGCGCAACAGGATCAAGGTGGCCGCCATTACCAGGCACAGCACCGTCAGCCAATGCAGCACGCGCATGGGTTTGGGCAGCGGAACGACGCGCGCGGCCGGCGCGGTCTGTTCCGGCAGTGGCAGCGTGGGGGCGCTGGCGGTGGCTGCCGTATCGGGCGCCTGAGGGGATGAACGCATCTGGTCGGTGTCCTCACCGGTGGTGGTCGTTGGTTCCGGCAGTTCGCACTGTGCTGCCAGGCTTGGCTCCCCACGCCGGCCGAACGGCGGCCAAGTGAGCGTGCACCGATATGTGCGGCAATGCCGATGAAAGGTTGCATCGCGCCAACGAATTTTTATCGCATCGTTGCGCGGTCGATGAGGCGTAGCACCGGTTGCTGCGCTTGCGCGGACGCGGCTTCGCAGGGTCGTGACGTCGCGCAACCTTTCGCGCATCCCGGCGCACTCAGGCATGTCGCACTACGTGCAGTCAGTGGTTACGCCCATCCGATCATGGCCTTCGAACCCATCCAGTTGCATACCCACGGCGACGATCGCGGGCTGCTCATCTCGTTGGAGCAGCAGCGCAATGTCCCGTTCGAGATACGTCGCGTGTACTACCTGTTCGGCACGCGCGATGACGTGCATCGTGGCCAGCACGCGCACCGGCAGCTCAATCAACTGGCCGTGGCCCTGCATGGCTCGGTGACGATTCTGCTCGACGACGGCAAGGGCGATGGCCCGACCGAGGTGCGCCTGGACGACCCGTCGCAAGGACTGCTGCTGGGCCGCATGGTATGGCGCGACCTGCATCGCTTCAGCCCCGACTGCGTGCTGATGGTGCTGGCCGACCAGTTCTACGATCCCGCCGACTACATTCTCGATTACGACCAGTTCCTCAGCGAAGTGCGCGCTGGCAGCGGTCTGGATGCACGCAGGCTGGAAGCATGAGCGTGCACAAGCCCCTGGTGATCGTGGGTGCAGGCGAATTTGCGCAGATCGCCTGCGAGTATTTTCAGCACGACAGCGACTACACGGTGGTGGCCTTCAGCGTGGAGCGCGACTTCCTGTTGCGGCCCACGCTGGCCGAGTTGCCGGTGGTGGCCTACGAAGAGCTCGAGCAGCGCTATCCGCCCGAACAGTACGAGGTCTTCGTCGCCATCCCGGCCACGCAGCTCAATCGCCTGCGGACGCGCTTTTTCCAGGACATGCTACGGCGTGGCTATCGCTGCGCCAGCTATGTCAGCTCGCGTGCGTTCGTCTGGCGCAATGCGCAGATCGGCGCCAACTGTTTCCTGTTCGAAGGCAACGTGATCCAGCCATTCACCCGGATCGGCGACAACTGCATCCTGTGGAGCGGCAACCATGTCGGCCACCGCACCGTGGTGCAGGACAATGTCTTCATCGCCTCGCACGCGGTGATTTCCGGCTATTGCGAGATCGGGCGCGGCAGCTTCATCGGTGTCAACGCCACGCTCAGCGACAAGGTGCGCATCGCCGCCGACAACATCATCGGCGCCGGTGCGCTGGTCACCCGGCACACCGATGCAGAGCGTGTCTACGTCGGCTCGCCGGCGCGCGCGGTGGCCGGCAGATCCAGCTTCGACGTGGAGCTGTGAGCATGTTTGCCTGGACCAAGCGCGGCCTGGTCTTCGACGTCGCACGCGATGGCGTGGGCGGCTGGATGCAGCACGCCGCGCTGACGCCGACGCCCTATCGGTTGTCTGCGCAGGTGCTGCGTGTCTATGCGGGCTTTCGCGATGCGCAGGGCGTGAGCCGGATCGGCTATGTGGACGTACGCGCCGAAGCACCGACGCAGATCGTCGGCGTCAGCCCGCAGCCGGTGCTGGACATCGGCCGCGCTGGCTGTTTCGACGACAACGGCATGATTCTCGGCGATGTGGTGGCCGGGCCGGATGGGCTGTACATGTTCTATGTCGGCTTCCAGCGTGTGGCCAAGGCCAAGTTCCTGGCCTTCACCGGGCTTGCACTGTCCCGCGATGGTGGCGAGCGTTTCCAGCGCTTGCAGGACACCCCGCTGCTGGATCGCGCGCCCGGGCGCAGCACGATCGCCGCGGTGCATTCGGCACGCTTCGAGGAGGGGCGGTGGCGGCTGTGGTACGCGGTGGGCGACGATTGGGAAACCATCGGCGGCCAGCCGTATC
The window above is part of the Xanthomonas cassavae CFBP 4642 genome. Proteins encoded here:
- a CDS encoding cytochrome b, with translation MRSSPQAPDTAATASAPTLPLPEQTAPAARVVPLPKPMRVLHWLTVLCLVMAATLILLRAELDGRALRQWLLEGHRHFGLMVLLLFVLRVGLRLRLRTLPPGPPASLLMRLAAGGTHLAMYGLMLALPLIGWSLSNAFGKTVYLFGLALPNVVEADADLGDTLGAWHLNAAWALLALVLVHIGAALWHHLVLRDGLLRRVLPGKHA
- a CDS encoding sugar 3,4-ketoisomerase; protein product: MAFEPIQLHTHGDDRGLLISLEQQRNVPFEIRRVYYLFGTRDDVHRGQHAHRQLNQLAVALHGSVTILLDDGKGDGPTEVRLDDPSQGLLLGRMVWRDLHRFSPDCVLMVLADQFYDPADYILDYDQFLSEVRAGSGLDARRLEA
- a CDS encoding acetyltransferase; protein product: MSVHKPLVIVGAGEFAQIACEYFQHDSDYTVVAFSVERDFLLRPTLAELPVVAYEELEQRYPPEQYEVFVAIPATQLNRLRTRFFQDMLRRGYRCASYVSSRAFVWRNAQIGANCFLFEGNVIQPFTRIGDNCILWSGNHVGHRTVVQDNVFIASHAVISGYCEIGRGSFIGVNATLSDKVRIAADNIIGAGALVTRHTDAERVYVGSPARAVAGRSSFDVEL